From Pseudomonas sp. FP2335, the proteins below share one genomic window:
- the nrdR gene encoding transcriptional regulator NrdR yields MHCPFCGANDTKVIDSRLVAEGDQVRRRRECLACGERFTTFETAELVLPRLIKSDGSRQPFDEEKLRAGMQRALEKRPVSVERLEAALVHIKHKLRATGEREVKSLVVGELVMGELQKLDEVAYIRFASVYRRFQDLNEFREEIDRLAREPAKQ; encoded by the coding sequence ATGCACTGTCCCTTCTGCGGTGCCAACGACACCAAGGTCATTGACTCACGTCTGGTCGCCGAGGGCGATCAAGTGCGTCGCCGGCGCGAATGCCTGGCCTGTGGTGAACGTTTCACCACCTTCGAAACCGCCGAACTGGTATTGCCGCGCCTGATCAAGTCCGACGGCAGCCGCCAGCCTTTCGACGAAGAAAAACTGCGCGCCGGTATGCAGCGCGCCCTGGAAAAACGCCCGGTGAGTGTCGAGCGGCTGGAGGCGGCGCTGGTGCATATCAAGCACAAGCTGCGTGCGACCGGCGAGCGCGAGGTCAAGAGCCTGGTGGTTGGAGAATTGGTGATGGGCGAGCTGCAAAAGCTCGACGAAGTCGCCTATATCCGTTTCGCCTCGGTCTATCGACGCTTCCAGGACCTCAATGAGTTCCGCGAAGAGATCGACCGCCTGGCCCGGGAGCCTGCCAAACAATGA
- the ribE gene encoding 6,7-dimethyl-8-ribityllumazine synthase, with product MTLKTIEGTFIAPKGRYALVVGRFNSFVVESLVSGAVDALVRHGVSESDITIIRAPGAFEIPLVAQKVAQQGEYAAIIALGAVIRGGTPHFEYVAGECTKGLAQVSMEFGVPVAFGVLTVDSIEQAIERSGTKAGNKGAEAALSALEMVSLLSQLEAK from the coding sequence ATGACCCTGAAGACCATCGAAGGTACCTTCATCGCCCCCAAAGGCCGCTACGCCCTGGTGGTTGGCCGCTTCAACAGCTTCGTGGTTGAAAGCCTGGTAAGCGGTGCCGTGGACGCCCTGGTTCGCCACGGTGTGAGCGAGAGCGACATCACGATCATCCGTGCGCCTGGCGCCTTCGAAATTCCGCTGGTTGCGCAAAAAGTTGCTCAACAGGGCGAATACGCGGCGATCATCGCCCTGGGCGCGGTCATTCGAGGCGGCACTCCGCACTTCGAATACGTGGCTGGCGAATGCACCAAGGGCCTGGCCCAGGTGTCCATGGAGTTCGGCGTGCCGGTTGCGTTCGGCGTTCTGACCGTTGATTCCATCGAGCAAGCCATCGAGCGTTCCGGCACCAAGGCCGGCAACAAAGGTGCTGAAGCTGCCCTGTCCGCCCTGGAAATGGTCAGCCTGCTGTCGCAGTTGGAGGCCAAGTGA
- the ribBA gene encoding bifunctional 3,4-dihydroxy-2-butanone-4-phosphate synthase/GTP cyclohydrolase II, with translation MALNSIEELVEDIRQGKMVILMDDEDRENEGDIIMAAEACKPEHINFMAKHARGLICMPMSRERCELLKLPLMAPRNGSGFGTKFTVSIEATTGVTTGISAADRARTVQAAAAKDAKAEDIVSPGHIFPLMAQPGGTLARAGHTEAACDLARMAGFEPSGVICEVMNDDGTMARRTELEAFAAEHDIKIGTIADLIHYRMIHERTVQRIAEQPLDSELGQFNLVTYRDSVEGDVHMALTLGTVCAEEPTLVRVHNMDPLRDLLMVKQPGRWSLRAAMAAVSEAGSGVVLLLGHPLDGDVLLAHIRETADHAPVKKPTTYSIVGAGSQILRDLGVRKMRLMSAPMKFNAISGFDLEVVEYVPSE, from the coding sequence GTGGCGCTCAATAGCATCGAAGAACTGGTTGAAGACATCCGCCAAGGCAAGATGGTCATCCTCATGGATGACGAAGACCGCGAGAACGAAGGCGACATCATCATGGCCGCCGAGGCCTGCAAGCCCGAGCACATCAACTTCATGGCCAAGCACGCCCGTGGGTTGATCTGCATGCCCATGAGCCGCGAGCGCTGCGAATTGCTCAAGCTGCCGTTGATGGCGCCGCGCAACGGCTCCGGGTTTGGCACCAAGTTCACCGTGTCCATCGAAGCGACGACGGGCGTCACCACCGGTATCTCCGCTGCCGACCGCGCACGCACCGTGCAAGCGGCCGCCGCGAAGGACGCCAAGGCCGAAGACATCGTCAGCCCCGGCCACATCTTCCCGTTGATGGCCCAACCGGGTGGCACCCTGGCCCGCGCCGGCCACACCGAAGCCGCCTGCGACCTGGCGCGCATGGCCGGTTTCGAGCCCAGCGGCGTGATCTGCGAAGTGATGAACGACGACGGCACCATGGCCCGTCGCACCGAACTCGAGGCGTTTGCCGCCGAACACGACATCAAGATCGGCACCATCGCCGACCTGATTCACTACCGGATGATCCACGAACGTACCGTTCAGCGGATTGCCGAGCAGCCACTGGACAGCGAACTGGGCCAATTCAATTTGGTGACCTACCGTGATTCAGTGGAAGGCGACGTGCACATGGCCCTGACCCTGGGCACCGTGTGCGCCGAAGAGCCGACCCTGGTGCGCGTGCACAACATGGACCCACTGCGCGATCTGCTGATGGTCAAGCAGCCGGGCCGCTGGAGCCTGCGCGCCGCGATGGCTGCGGTCTCCGAGGCCGGCAGCGGTGTGGTGCTGTTGCTCGGCCACCCGCTGGATGGCGATGTGCTGCTGGCGCATATCCGTGAAACGGCCGACCACGCGCCGGTGAAAAAGCCGACCACCTACAGCATTGTCGGTGCCGGTTCGCAGATCCTGCGTGATCTGGGCGTGCGCAAAATGCGCCTGATGAGCGCACCGATGAAATTTAATGCCATATCCGGTTTCGACCTGGAAGTTGTAGAATACGTGCCCTCCGAATAA
- the nusB gene encoding transcription antitermination factor NusB encodes MISDESDRFNPRDERPADAGKPSKNEKRRAARQLATQALYQRHLAGASLNEIEAQFRVDNDFTFADLPYFHDILHGVHAHLTEIDTALAPCLDLTIDELDPVELCVMRLSAWELLYRVDVPYRVVINEGIELAKVYGSTDGHKFVNGVLDKLAPRLREAEVKAYKR; translated from the coding sequence GTGATTTCCGACGAGAGCGATCGTTTCAACCCACGCGACGAGCGTCCAGCCGATGCCGGCAAGCCATCGAAGAACGAGAAGCGTCGCGCTGCTCGTCAGTTGGCGACCCAGGCGCTGTACCAACGTCACCTGGCCGGTGCCTCGCTGAACGAAATCGAAGCGCAGTTTCGCGTCGACAACGATTTCACCTTCGCCGACCTGCCGTATTTCCACGACATCCTGCACGGCGTGCATGCGCACCTGACCGAGATCGACACGGCCCTGGCACCTTGCCTGGACCTGACCATCGACGAACTGGACCCGGTTGAACTGTGCGTGATGCGCCTGTCCGCTTGGGAACTGCTCTATCGCGTCGACGTGCCGTACCGCGTAGTGATCAACGAAGGCATCGAACTGGCGAAAGTCTACGGTTCGACCGACGGTCACAAGTTCGTCAATGGCGTGCTCGACAAGCTGGCCCCGCGCCTGCGCGAAGCCGAAGTGAAGGCGTACAAGCGCTAA
- a CDS encoding methyltransferase yields MTPPLALQAALSELIGDAQLMPCPLPGTELSLWLLDADNMDRAFSPEETRRILHEPPYWSFCWASGLALARYLAAHPEWVAGKRVLDFGAGSGVAGIAAVKAGALEVVACDLDPLALASCRANAELNGVELGYSQDFFAETDRFDLILVADVLYDRANLPLLDHFLTRGREALVADSRVRDFQHADYQRLEVLDALTLPDLAEPWEFRKVSLYHSRRP; encoded by the coding sequence ATGACGCCACCGCTGGCCCTGCAAGCGGCACTGAGCGAGCTGATCGGCGACGCCCAACTGATGCCCTGCCCGCTGCCGGGCACCGAGTTGTCGTTATGGCTGCTGGATGCAGACAACATGGACCGCGCCTTCAGCCCCGAAGAAACCCGGCGCATCCTGCATGAACCGCCCTACTGGAGCTTCTGCTGGGCCAGCGGCCTGGCGCTGGCGCGGTATCTGGCGGCGCATCCCGAGTGGGTTGCCGGCAAGCGCGTGCTCGATTTTGGCGCCGGCTCCGGCGTAGCCGGGATTGCGGCGGTCAAGGCCGGAGCCCTGGAAGTGGTGGCGTGCGATCTTGATCCGCTGGCGCTGGCGTCTTGCCGGGCGAATGCCGAACTCAACGGTGTGGAACTGGGGTATTCACAGGACTTCTTTGCCGAAACCGACCGCTTCGACCTGATCCTCGTGGCCGACGTGCTTTACGACCGCGCCAACCTGCCGCTGCTCGATCACTTCCTGACCCGCGGCCGTGAGGCACTGGTGGCCGATTCGCGGGTGCGCGACTTTCAACATGCGGATTATCAAAGACTGGAGGTCCTGGACGCGTTGACGCTGCCGGACCTGGCCGAGCCCTGGGAGTTTCGCAAGGTGAGCCTGTACCACTCGCGGCGGCCTTGA
- a CDS encoding ABC transporter permease, with protein sequence MYLFRLAMASLANRRFTAILTAFAIALSVCLLLAVERVRVEARNSFASTISGTDLIVGARSGSVNLLLYSVFRIGNATNNIRWDSYEHFAANPQVKWAIPISLGDSHRGYRVMGTNESYFEHYQYGRKQHLELASGRAFASDPFEVVLGAEVAEALHYKLGDKLVLAHGVAVVSLVKHDDKPFTVVGILKRTGTPVDRTLHISLGGMEAIHIDWHNGVPAQGKGRISADQARNMDLTPQAITAFMLGLNNKISTFALQREINEFRGEPMLAILPGVALQELWSMMSTAEKALFVISLFVVLTGLIGMLTAILTSLNERRREMAILRSVGARPWHIATLLIFEAFALALSGVVAGIGLLYVCIAASRGYLQANYGLDLPMAWPSEYEWTLLAGILAAALLMGGVPAWRAYRQSLADGLSIRL encoded by the coding sequence ATGTATCTGTTCCGTCTAGCCATGGCCAGCCTGGCTAACCGCCGCTTTACCGCGATCCTCACGGCCTTCGCCATCGCCCTCTCGGTGTGCCTGCTGCTGGCGGTAGAGCGTGTGCGCGTCGAGGCGCGCAACAGTTTCGCCAGCACCATCAGCGGCACCGACCTGATCGTCGGCGCCCGCTCCGGCTCGGTGAACCTGCTGCTGTACTCGGTGTTCCGCATCGGCAATGCCACCAACAACATCCGCTGGGACAGCTACGAGCACTTCGCCGCCAACCCCCAGGTGAAATGGGCGATCCCGATTTCCCTCGGCGACTCTCATCGTGGCTACCGCGTGATGGGCACCAACGAATCCTACTTCGAGCACTATCAGTACGGCCGCAAGCAACACCTCGAACTGGCCAGCGGCCGCGCCTTCGCCAGCGACCCGTTCGAAGTGGTGCTCGGCGCCGAAGTCGCCGAGGCGTTGCACTACAAGCTCGGCGACAAGCTGGTGCTGGCCCATGGCGTGGCGGTGGTCAGCCTGGTCAAGCACGACGACAAACCCTTCACCGTGGTCGGCATCCTCAAACGCACCGGCACCCCGGTAGACCGCACGTTGCACATCAGCCTGGGCGGCATGGAGGCGATCCACATCGACTGGCACAACGGCGTGCCGGCCCAGGGCAAAGGCCGTATCAGCGCGGATCAGGCACGCAACATGGACCTCACCCCCCAGGCCATCACTGCGTTCATGCTGGGCCTGAACAACAAGATTTCCACGTTCGCCCTGCAACGGGAGATCAATGAATTCCGTGGCGAGCCGATGCTGGCGATCTTGCCGGGCGTGGCGCTGCAAGAGTTGTGGAGCATGATGAGCACCGCCGAAAAAGCGCTGTTCGTGATCTCGCTGTTCGTGGTGCTGACCGGTTTGATCGGCATGCTCACGGCGATCCTCACCAGCCTCAACGAGCGCCGCCGCGAAATGGCGATCTTGCGCTCGGTGGGCGCACGTCCGTGGCACATCGCGACACTGCTGATCTTCGAGGCCTTCGCCCTGGCGCTGTCCGGCGTGGTCGCGGGCATTGGCTTGCTGTACGTGTGCATCGCCGCCTCGCGTGGGTATTTGCAGGCCAACTACGGCCTGGACTTGCCGATGGCGTGGCCAAGCGAATATGAATGGACGTTGCTCGCCGGTATCCTGGCCGCCGCGCTGTTGATGGGAGGCGTGCCCGCGTGGCGTGCCTATCGACAATCCCTGGCCGACGGCCTGTCCATTCGTTTATGA
- the ribD gene encoding bifunctional diaminohydroxyphosphoribosylaminopyrimidine deaminase/5-amino-6-(5-phosphoribosylamino)uracil reductase RibD, whose amino-acid sequence MNPPSAEQAVLDAHYMARALELARKGLYTTHPNPRVGCVIVRDGQIVGEGWHERTGEPHAEPNALRAAGDKARGATVYVTLEPCSHHGRTPPCADALVTAGVARVVAGMQDPNPEVAGRGMQRLAQAGIEVFSGVLEAQARALNPGFLKRMEHGLPFVRVKLAMSLDGRTAMASGESQWITGPAARAAVQRLRAEASVVLTGADTVLADGARLTVRAAELGLDEATTALAMSRPPLRVLIDGRLRVPLNAPFFKAGPALVITCVTPENQFPRGPECLVVPGVDGQVDLRSALVALAARGVNEVLVEAGPSLAGAFAQQGLVDEYVIFIAGKFLGSAARPLLDWPLEKLADAPQLKITEMRAVGDDWRVTAIPLPPASV is encoded by the coding sequence ATGAACCCACCGTCTGCCGAACAAGCTGTCCTGGACGCCCACTACATGGCCCGCGCCCTCGAATTGGCGCGCAAAGGCTTGTACACCACCCATCCCAACCCTCGGGTCGGCTGCGTGATCGTGCGCGATGGGCAGATTGTCGGTGAAGGTTGGCATGAGCGCACCGGCGAGCCCCACGCCGAGCCCAACGCCCTGCGCGCCGCCGGTGACAAGGCCCGGGGCGCCACGGTGTACGTGACCCTCGAACCGTGCAGCCACCACGGGCGTACACCGCCGTGCGCCGATGCCTTGGTCACGGCCGGTGTCGCGCGCGTCGTGGCCGGCATGCAGGACCCGAACCCCGAAGTGGCCGGGCGCGGCATGCAGCGTCTGGCGCAAGCCGGGATCGAGGTCTTTAGTGGCGTGCTGGAAGCCCAGGCCCGCGCATTGAATCCGGGGTTCCTCAAGCGCATGGAACACGGCCTGCCCTTCGTGCGGGTCAAGCTGGCAATGAGCCTGGACGGTCGCACCGCCATGGCCAGTGGCGAAAGCCAATGGATCACCGGTCCGGCTGCCCGCGCCGCCGTGCAGCGCCTGCGTGCCGAGGCCAGTGTGGTGCTGACCGGCGCCGACACGGTGCTCGCCGACGGCGCCCGCCTGACCGTGCGCGCTGCCGAACTGGGCCTGGACGAAGCCACCACGGCCCTGGCCATGTCGCGCCCGCCGCTACGTGTACTGATTGACGGCCGCCTGCGCGTGCCGCTCAACGCACCGTTCTTCAAGGCCGGGCCGGCGCTGGTCATCACCTGCGTGACCCCGGAGAACCAGTTCCCACGGGGCCCCGAATGCCTGGTGGTGCCGGGTGTCGATGGCCAGGTCGACCTGCGTTCGGCACTGGTGGCGCTGGCCGCCCGTGGCGTCAACGAAGTGTTGGTCGAGGCAGGCCCGAGCCTGGCGGGGGCATTTGCCCAGCAAGGCCTGGTGGATGAGTACGTGATATTCATCGCCGGCAAGTTCCTCGGTTCCGCTGCACGGCCGTTGCTGGACTGGCCGCTTGAGAAACTGGCCGACGCCCCCCAACTCAAGATCACTGAAATGCGCGCTGTAGGCGACGACTGGCGAGTCACTGCCATCCCGCTTCCACCCGCGAGCGTATAA
- a CDS encoding riboflavin synthase yields the protein MTPKGGDVRLSVETGKLDLGDVKLGDSIAINGVCLTVIELPGNGFAADVSRETLDCTAMNDLKAGSPVNLEKALTPTTRLGGHLVSGHVDGVGEVVARSENARAVEFRIRAPKELAKYIAHKGSITVDGTSLTVNAVNGAEFELTIIPHTLSETIMASYQPGRRVNLEVDLLARYLERLLLGDKAAEPTGSNITESFLAANGYLKS from the coding sequence ATGACCCCAAAAGGCGGCGATGTGCGCCTGTCGGTTGAAACCGGCAAGCTCGACCTCGGCGACGTCAAGCTGGGTGACAGCATCGCGATCAACGGCGTGTGCCTGACCGTCATCGAGTTGCCGGGCAACGGCTTTGCCGCCGACGTCAGCCGGGAAACCCTGGATTGCACCGCGATGAACGACCTCAAGGCCGGCAGCCCGGTGAACCTGGAAAAAGCCCTGACCCCGACCACCCGCCTCGGCGGTCACCTGGTCAGCGGCCACGTCGACGGCGTCGGCGAAGTGGTAGCCCGCAGCGAAAACGCGCGTGCCGTGGAGTTCCGTATCCGCGCGCCCAAAGAGCTGGCCAAGTACATCGCGCACAAAGGCTCGATCACCGTCGATGGCACCAGCCTGACCGTGAACGCCGTGAACGGCGCCGAATTCGAACTGACCATCATTCCCCACACCCTCAGCGAAACCATCATGGCGTCCTACCAGCCAGGCCGCCGGGTGAACCTGGAAGTCGACTTGCTTGCCCGTTACCTGGAGCGCCTGTTACTGGGCGATAAGGCCGCAGAGCCAACCGGAAGTAACATCACCGAAAGTTTTCTGGCCGCTAACGGCTACCTGAAATCCTGA
- a CDS encoding ABC transporter ATP-binding protein: protein MTQALIELSDLGFNWPGHPQLLDIPAFRLDAGESLFLKGPSGSGKTTLLGLLGGVQTPSQGKIRLLGQELTELSAGARDRFRVDHTGYIFQQFNLLPFLSVRENVELPCHFSKLRAQRARQRHGSVDQAAATLLAHLGLKDKTLLERRADSLSIGQQQRVAAARALIGQPELVIADEPTSALDYDAREAFLQLLFAECREAGASLLFVSHDQSLAALFDRHLSLAELNRAATPAEV, encoded by the coding sequence ATGACCCAAGCACTGATCGAACTGTCCGACCTGGGCTTCAACTGGCCCGGTCACCCGCAGTTGCTCGACATCCCCGCGTTCCGCCTGGATGCGGGTGAAAGCCTGTTCCTCAAGGGCCCTAGCGGCAGCGGCAAAACCACGCTGCTGGGCCTGCTCGGCGGTGTGCAAACGCCCAGCCAGGGCAAAATCCGCCTGCTCGGCCAGGAGCTGACCGAGCTTTCGGCCGGCGCCCGCGACCGCTTCCGCGTCGACCACACCGGCTATATCTTCCAGCAGTTCAACCTGCTGCCGTTCCTGTCGGTGCGCGAGAACGTCGAGTTGCCCTGCCACTTTTCCAAGCTGCGTGCGCAACGGGCCAGGCAGCGCCACGGCAGTGTCGATCAAGCCGCCGCGACCTTGCTCGCGCACCTCGGTTTGAAGGATAAAACCCTGCTGGAACGCCGCGCCGATTCACTGTCCATCGGCCAACAACAACGTGTCGCCGCCGCCCGTGCATTGATCGGCCAACCGGAACTGGTGATCGCCGACGAGCCCACCTCGGCCCTGGACTACGACGCCCGCGAGGCTTTCCTTCAGCTGTTGTTCGCCGAATGCCGCGAAGCCGGCGCCAGCCTGCTGTTTGTGAGCCACGATCAAAGCCTGGCTGCGCTGTTCGACCGCCACCTGTCGCTGGCCGAACTCAATCGCGCCGCCACGCCCGCAGAGGTTTGA
- a CDS encoding DUF2796 domain-containing protein, producing the protein MRRLLLALPFALLPLAVAHAHEEHDHEHGSLGAHEHGVGRLNAVLDGQTLELELDSPAMNLVGFEHPATSAADKAKVAAVRKQLENPLALFNLPKAAGCVASSQELNSPLFGDKPEADHDDDDDHDHDAKDGEHHHDHSEIHAHYQFTCATPTALSNLDLTQVFKTFPATQKIQVQLIGPSGQQGVDATATAATLKF; encoded by the coding sequence ATGCGCCGTCTGTTGCTTGCTTTGCCGTTTGCCCTGCTGCCACTGGCGGTTGCCCATGCCCATGAAGAGCACGACCACGAGCACGGCAGCCTCGGCGCCCACGAACATGGCGTCGGCCGCCTCAACGCTGTGCTCGACGGCCAGACCCTGGAGTTGGAACTGGACAGCCCGGCAATGAACCTGGTGGGTTTCGAACACCCAGCCACCAGCGCCGCCGACAAAGCCAAGGTCGCGGCCGTGCGCAAACAGCTGGAGAACCCGCTGGCCCTGTTCAACCTGCCCAAGGCCGCCGGTTGCGTGGCCAGCTCCCAGGAACTCAACAGCCCACTGTTCGGCGACAAGCCCGAAGCCGATCACGACGACGATGATGACCACGATCACGACGCCAAAGACGGCGAGCATCATCACGACCACAGCGAAATCCACGCCCACTACCAATTCACCTGCGCCACGCCGACGGCCCTGAGCAACCTCGACCTGACCCAGGTGTTCAAGACCTTCCCCGCCACCCAGAAAATTCAGGTACAACTGATCGGCCCGAGCGGCCAGCAAGGTGTTGACGCGACGGCCACAGCCGCCACTCTGAAGTTCTGA
- a CDS encoding YbaY family lipoprotein — MQLRPLVLLTVFSFLVACSSEAPKPSAPAPQPAQEKKVPGLEDLGPLPAYQREINGSLTNVPAGAEVEMALLVIDDRSRPQQLLASSVLTGNGKPLAFRLRFNPQAFPAGARVELRGRASQSGQLILHLPAVRITQAITQTTGPLQLVKAP; from the coding sequence ATGCAGTTACGACCACTTGTATTACTTACCGTGTTCAGTTTCCTGGTCGCCTGCAGCAGCGAAGCCCCCAAACCTTCCGCGCCCGCCCCTCAGCCTGCGCAAGAAAAAAAAGTCCCTGGCCTTGAAGACCTCGGCCCGCTACCGGCCTATCAGCGTGAAATCAACGGCAGCCTGACCAACGTGCCGGCCGGCGCCGAAGTCGAGATGGCCCTGCTGGTGATCGACGATCGCTCGCGCCCACAACAGTTGCTCGCCAGCAGCGTGCTCACCGGCAATGGCAAGCCCCTGGCCTTCCGCCTGCGTTTCAACCCCCAGGCCTTCCCGGCCGGCGCCCGCGTTGAATTGCGCGGCCGCGCCAGCCAGTCCGGCCAGTTGATCCTGCACCTGCCCGCCGTGCGCATCACCCAGGCGATCACCCAGACCACCGGCCCCCTGCAACTCGTCAAGGCACCATGA
- the thiL gene encoding thiamine-phosphate kinase: MGEFELIRKYFAAAPCAQGGEGIALGIGDDCALLALPAGEQLAISTDTLVAGVHFSDPCDPFLLGQRSLAVAVSDLAAMGAHPLAFTLALTTPTVDADWLQRYAQGLNAMAQSCGVGLVGGDTTRGPLSLTLTVFGRVPAGQALTRSGAQPGDLLCVGGELGNAAGALPLVLGQRSADAAITEPLLAHYWSPQPQLALGLALRGKATSAMDISDGLLADCGHIAKASAVSLLIERERLPLSEALLAFVGDDEARVAALSGGDDYVLAFTLPPAELAPLLASGWPVRVIGRVEVGQGVTLLDANGRDITPAVRGYQHFRDAP, encoded by the coding sequence ATGGGCGAGTTTGAGCTGATCCGTAAATACTTCGCCGCCGCGCCCTGTGCGCAGGGCGGCGAAGGCATTGCCCTGGGGATCGGCGATGACTGCGCCTTGCTGGCGCTCCCCGCTGGGGAGCAGTTGGCAATCTCCACCGATACCTTGGTGGCTGGGGTGCATTTTTCCGACCCTTGCGACCCGTTCCTGCTCGGCCAGCGCTCGTTGGCCGTGGCGGTAAGCGACCTGGCGGCCATGGGCGCCCATCCCCTCGCATTTACCCTTGCCCTGACCACGCCGACCGTGGATGCCGATTGGCTGCAACGCTATGCCCAAGGTTTGAACGCCATGGCGCAGAGTTGCGGCGTGGGTCTAGTGGGCGGTGACACCACACGTGGCCCGCTGAGCCTGACCCTGACCGTGTTCGGTCGTGTGCCGGCCGGGCAGGCGTTGACCCGCAGCGGTGCGCAGCCGGGCGACCTGCTGTGCGTGGGCGGTGAGCTGGGCAACGCCGCCGGTGCCTTGCCGTTGGTCCTGGGGCAGCGCAGCGCCGACGCAGCCATCACCGAACCGTTGCTGGCCCATTACTGGTCGCCACAACCGCAACTGGCCCTGGGGCTGGCGCTGCGGGGCAAGGCTACGTCTGCGATGGACATCTCCGACGGTCTGCTGGCTGATTGCGGGCATATCGCCAAGGCTTCGGCCGTCAGCCTGTTGATCGAGCGCGAGCGATTACCGCTGTCAGAGGCGTTGCTGGCGTTTGTCGGCGATGACGAAGCGCGTGTGGCCGCGTTGAGTGGCGGCGATGATTATGTGCTGGCGTTCACCCTGCCACCTGCCGAACTGGCGCCGTTGCTGGCCAGCGGTTGGCCGGTGCGGGTGATTGGCCGGGTCGAGGTGGGGCAGGGCGTGACGCTGCTGGACGCCAACGGGCGGGACATCACCCCGGCCGTGCGCGGTTATCAGCACTTTCGCGATGCGCCGTAA
- the trxA gene encoding thioredoxin, with protein sequence MSEPTPYIFDVTTATFDQAVIENSFHKPVLVDFWAEWCAPCKALMPLLAQIAESYQGELLLAKVDCEAEQDIVARFGIRSLPTVVLFKDGQPVDGFAGAQPESAVRAMLEPHVQMPPPAAADPLEQAQALFAEGRINDAEAVLVTLLGEDNTNAAALILYARCLAERGELGEAQTVLDAVKSDEHKAALAGAKAQITFLRQAADLPDAADLKSRLAQNPQDDEAAYQLSIQQLARQQYDAALEGLLKLFIRNRSYSEGLPHKTLLQVFELLGNDHPLVTVYRRKLFAALY encoded by the coding sequence ATGAGTGAGCCCACGCCGTATATCTTCGATGTCACCACCGCCACATTCGACCAGGCAGTGATCGAGAACTCCTTCCACAAGCCCGTGCTGGTGGACTTCTGGGCCGAGTGGTGTGCGCCGTGCAAGGCGTTGATGCCGTTGTTGGCGCAGATTGCCGAGAGTTACCAGGGCGAGCTGCTGCTGGCCAAGGTCGATTGCGAGGCCGAACAGGACATCGTTGCGCGCTTTGGCATTCGCAGCCTGCCGACGGTGGTACTGTTCAAGGATGGCCAGCCGGTCGATGGGTTTGCCGGGGCGCAGCCGGAGTCGGCAGTGCGGGCAATGCTGGAGCCGCATGTGCAGATGCCACCACCGGCGGCAGCCGATCCGTTGGAGCAGGCCCAGGCGTTGTTTGCCGAAGGCCGCATCAACGATGCCGAGGCCGTGCTGGTGACGCTGCTGGGCGAGGACAACACCAACGCCGCCGCGCTGATCCTGTATGCACGCTGCCTGGCCGAGCGCGGTGAGCTGGGCGAAGCCCAAACCGTGCTCGACGCGGTCAAAAGCGACGAGCACAAGGCCGCCCTCGCCGGCGCCAAGGCGCAGATCACCTTCCTGCGCCAGGCCGCCGACCTGCCGGACGCCGCCGACCTGAAAAGCCGCCTGGCGCAAAACCCGCAGGATGACGAAGCGGCCTACCAACTGAGCATCCAGCAACTGGCGCGCCAGCAGTACGACGCGGCGCTGGAAGGTTTACTCAAGTTGTTTATCCGCAACCGCAGCTACAGTGAAGGCTTGCCGCACAAGACCTTGCTGCAGGTGTTCGAACTGCTGGGCAATGATCACCCGCTGGTCACGGTGTACCGCCGCAAGCTGTTCGCTGCGTTGTACTAA
- a CDS encoding DUF3299 domain-containing protein produces the protein MRRALFALLLLMSVPAWAAGQPKDLSWQEMIPPDAPPEVPNMKPLHDLSNMADTLSVEAAPAAKQDLPNAPVVQALDGQHIRLPGYIVPLEVSEEGRTTEFLLVPYFGACIHVPPPPSNQIVHVKSEVGVKLDELYQPYWIEGAMQVKPSTSELADAGYQMEAEKIYMYELQ, from the coding sequence ATGCGTCGTGCCCTGTTTGCGCTGTTGCTGCTGATGAGCGTGCCTGCCTGGGCTGCCGGGCAGCCCAAGGATTTGTCGTGGCAGGAGATGATCCCGCCGGATGCGCCGCCGGAAGTACCGAACATGAAACCGCTGCACGACCTGTCGAACATGGCCGATACCTTATCGGTCGAAGCGGCGCCGGCCGCCAAGCAGGACCTGCCCAACGCCCCCGTGGTACAGGCCCTCGACGGCCAGCACATCCGCCTGCCGGGCTATATCGTGCCGCTGGAAGTCAGCGAAGAAGGCCGCACCACCGAGTTCTTGCTGGTGCCGTATTTCGGCGCATGCATCCATGTGCCACCGCCGCCGTCGAACCAGATCGTGCATGTCAAAAGTGAAGTCGGCGTGAAACTCGATGAGCTATACCAGCCGTATTGGATCGAGGGCGCGATGCAGGTCAAGCCGTCCACCAGCGAGCTGGCCGACGCCGGTTACCAGATGGAGGCCGAGAAGATTTACATGTACGAACTGCAGTAA